The Triticum urartu cultivar G1812 chromosome 6, Tu2.1, whole genome shotgun sequence genome includes the window aCACCCGAAGATCTTCACCTCCGGCCCTACGCCAtagccaaagatgcatggcaccAAGTTGtttctctctaccggggaagtacaagcattcaacgctccaactatgaagtggtgcaagatgaagccgatgagtttgcaatgaaggaagatgaagaacctcgtgagctttattgaagagtaaccaaactcgcggtttCACTCCGAcatcatgggagcaaggacacggatgacaattggatcaagcacaaattcctcaaggcaatgatgccttaccataaggctatgtcctccatcattcgtcaaaggccggacttgcacactttgtcctcaagtgaagtcttggatgagtttgtggctatgagcatcttggacaagaccgccgacaatgcgatgcttcgctctcaaagggcaaagaagcccaaccttgcattgaaggccaaggtttgtgatgaagaagaagaagaagaggaagaagaggaaagcaaccacggagatacaaagtatgcctatcatgaacacatggctcttgcttcaaggcaattttggagcaagaaaaactcaaggacaaacttcaacaagaacaactcaagtggcacgaagagcaagcaacgtgtgaggactttctataattgtggcaatgtgagccactttgttacggagtgcccgtatgagaagagggaagacaatggtggcaagctcatccgaaaggacaaagccaagtctttcccaaacaagagcaacttcaccaagaagacccctcacaaggtgttggtggttcaagaagagtaccatgatgatgatgatgaagatggtgagtcggttgccatggcctccgttgccattgcaacaactccacgagtgtctctcttcgactcacccaatgagaacatcaccgccaagtgcctcatggctaaagccaccaacaaggtaacccccaacatcaaaactaccatcattaataatccttccttgacggattgcattgatgaatatgagggatctaatgtggaggaaaatgagtttgagtcctttatgggtaaactcaagggtaaatccaagaagcatttcgttgctctcttggagcagcttggtgaagccaatgacatgatcgaggctcatgaagatactatctccaagatggaggggcatagtcgtgactatgtcgatgagatttcggatctttccaatgctcttgagggaGAGCGTGGtattcgtttggctcttgaggagtcacacaacattgatcacgctaagttaaagaaagattttgatcatgctcttgttgtttctcgtgtgctaaactccgagaaggccaagcttggggttgatcttgctagactcaaagaggggTTTGacctacttgacaaggctcacaaggtcttgaagggtgctcatgctagcctcaaagagtctcatgatcaacttcaagtaaagctaaccaaggagaaagccacttttcctcgtatgatgttaattgataatgcaaatgctactaacccatgttgtgagcacGTGCATCTTTTTCAGGAGAACGCTAAGttaaaggtgcaacttgagaaaggtcttgtgtcttgcatacaaggcgagaagaacctcaacgaccttttgaccaaccaaaagggagttgtggccaaggaagggattgggtacgtgcccaagtccaagaacaagaagaagaatgacaatgccaaacgacctcctcctctcaagcaaacctttgtgaaggagggagagggtgctactaaggagaaggagaagaacaccgtgaggggtagtgatgccaagaagggcaacgcttcccttcccaacaaagttggcgactttaacccttcttatgtgttgtgccgtgctagagatgggcatgtttatgccaaatttgttggttctccttatgagtacattgaatggtctatttgagttcctaagacccttgttactaacatcaaaggacccattacaaaatgggtacttaaaaccaagcattgatctcttgtaggtgtttgcttccggtgggggttcatggttgctcgatagtggagctactaatcatatgactggAAGCAAGGACTTTGTGGTGGACGTGCAGaagattccatccatgcccaccaacatcgagtggggtgacgcctcgtcctctaaggtattgggactcggcaaggttgtcatttctcatgatcttacgatcgagaaggtcatgcttgttgagtcccttgcatacaatttactttccgttcatCAACTAGCACTCATGGGTTTTGCCACCTTCTTTGATGTTTATACCGTGGctctcttgtggagcaagactcttaaagtagcctttgttgggcatgtcgaaaacggtctctatgtgatcaacttttcggagcgactcactaagaccgcgacatgcctaatggctaaagttgacgtgggatggctttggcaccGCCATCTTGCCCAtatcaatatgagatctttgaaaagtcttctcaagggggaacatgtccgtggactaacaaatgtttgttttgccaaagatcgtgcttgcagtgcttgtatcgaaggaaagctacatgaaaaggctcaccctcccacgactatcattttctcgaagaggcctttggagctccttcacatggatctctttggcccccCATCTTTTGATAGTCTTGagggtaggaagtattgcttggtgattgtggatgattattcaagatacacttggttATATTTCTTCAAaaggaagagtgagacccaacaaaccgtcatcgactttgcaaatgaGGCTCAACAttaacacaatgcaaagatcttgacgataagaagtgacaacggcaccgagttcaagaaatACAcattggatgagtttcttagtgatgaggggatcaagcatcaatattcctcaccatacacccctcaacaaaatggtgtagcggagaggaagaaccagacgttgatggatgcggcaaggaccatgatgacggagttcaagtctccatacaacttttcggccgaagccatcaacaccgcgtgtcatgcatcaaatcggctctacctccaCAAAGGCTTGAataagactccatatgagatacgcACCGggaacaagcccaacctcaagtacttccgggtgttcgggtgtaggtgtttcattctcaagaaaggtgttcgtttgtctaaatttgaggctagagctcattcgggcatatttgttggttatgctacaaactcccatgcttaccgtgtcctcaataagtccacgggacttattgaggagacatgtaacgtggagtttgatgagaataatggctcccaagtggagAAAAGTGGctcttgtgatgtaggtgatgaaattcctccccaagccataataagaatgggtgttggttttatcctacccattgaggaaccccttttggctgaaggagaaggacaatgcttaACTCttgtggagccatcaccaacccaaggcgcacatgcttccgaagaacaaagtgaaggccctcaacctcaagaacaagaccaagggcaaggtcaatcccaagatggtgttgtaacatcaagtgatgcccaaggtcaagttctctcctccgagaaagttcaagatcaagagctccttcgagatcaagaacaagctcaagacggcgctcaagatgatcaagtgacctgtaacgccccaagaccattgcgccaggtgtcttccagttattcgatgttgttgccttgtcattctcttgcgtgttgcatcttgtcatgtcatcatgtgcattgcatcatcatgttttcaaacttgcatccgtcccggcctccccgttgcttccgttgtccgttctgagtccagacaccCTTGCACACGCCCAcgacacgtccgaaatattactttataagtgaccggaaaatgttctcagattGGGTTgtaagttggcatgtggtgtttttatgttgtagataggccgcctgccaagtttcatcgcgttcggagttcgtttggtgccccaacggataactatagcggcattatagtcggtcaaacgtcggacgttttcggtctccgaaaactgctgctaggccctctctctcttctctcccctCAGCCTCGCTACAACCCACCTAGTCCATCTACCTACCCCTCTTCGTGTCCAGAGCCGTCCGATGCGATCACACGGTCCGAAAACCCCTCTTTGCAtagtgcatcgacccctcgcgcgcgtccgaaaattgtcccggacccgacccgagcagtcgtgaccgttgggtccggatcatccccaaacatctacaaaacatctccatTTTTCTTTTTGGTCTTCCTAGCCTATTTATTCGCGACTATCcaattacgatcggagggacgaggtagcccTTAAGCCTAGTCCACCTGCTATATATTCACCGGACCAAACACTAGTCCAACCCTAAAACCTAGGGAGCCCGTCCGGTCGCGCCGCCGCCACATCTTCCTCGGGATCCCCATCGCCCCAATTGAGTGCCTCCTCTATTTTTCCTTGATCCAATCCCCTCTGCCTCCTCCTTCTGGCCTCGGTCTTGCATGAGCACCCCGCTGCCTCGTCGCTGCCCCCACCATCGACCCTGAGCCACTTCCCTCGCCGGCGACCGAAGCCACCACCAGGCCGACCCCGTGCTCTCTCCCTTGTTCCTCCTCCCTCCATTTTTCCCTCCCGTGGCTTCCTCTGCCTCTCATCCATCCTCTCTCTTCTCTGTACAGGTGCTCCCCATGCCATGGAAGCCACCGCAGGCCTCCACCTCGACCAGCGCCGCCATGGACCAGCGCCGCCGTCGAGCGCCATGGCTTCCACTTCAAGCTTCTGCGCCGCCCGGAGCTCCTCGAGACCAGCCGGATCCGTGCGCTACCTCGACTCCAGCCTGTCAGAGTCGCTTCACCGCGGCCTCCCCTGCCTCCATGGACACGTCCAGCACCGAAACAACATCACTGCCTTGTTCCTTCTCCCCTGCAGCCATGGACGCCTCAAGCTAGGGCTTGCCTTGCCGCCCTTGCAACCTCATCCTCGCCTTCGCGCCTCAACCGGCCTCGTCGTTGCCGGGAACCCCAGGCTGCCGCTGCCGCGCTAAATCACCTGCTCCACGCCGGGCTCGGCTTCCTCTCGTCTTCAGCAAAACCAGAACGCCGAGGCCCTCCTCTTCTTCTGATCTGGTGCTGCCCCTACCGAGCTCGACGACCACTACCTGCAGGCCTCCCCACCGTTCCCAGCGCTGCCTACTCCCGCCGGCGACCGCAGGTTCACCTCAGGCTGCCGTGTCCCGGCCATCTCCCTGTTGTCTCTCCCTTCTTCCCGTCCGCGTTTTTCCCTCTGAATTTCTTCTCTGTCTTTTCTTCAGGCAACAGCTGCAGCCATGGCCTTGTAGCACGTTTCCCTGCTCGGAGATCCGATCCGCACCTCCCCTAGTAGGATCTGGACCCAGGCGCCTCCTCGCGCCATCCCGTTGTTCCCCACGCTCGCTGAAGCCCTCAGCGCCGCCGTGCCTGCTTCCTGTCGAGCAGAGGAGGAAGGCACCTCTGTCTCGAGCCGTTCGAGCGCATGTCGCGCCTGTTGACCGCTCGGCCTCCAAGGCCCAGACAGCGCCAGGAAGGCCCAGCCTCCTCCGCGGCCTGCCCGCGCCGCCAACACCCACCTGGGCCTTAGCCCATGGTGAGGCCCCCAACGCATCCTTTGTTTTTTTATTTCTCTCTACTGGCCCATTATGATTCAGATACGGCCCGTAGTTATATTTTTTTTCTACTGCTCCGAATTTGCTTTTATTCCAGTAAaacagttttgcagaaaaccccccaagcatcatgcatttaataaatgttgaaccgtgcatcggactaaaacaaacttaatatgaaagttgcttagaattttgtgtagtttcataatatgtctttttcatccatatctaaaatgtttaaaatgctgttggtttaaatttgcttaaataacttgctaaaatgatttaattcataactatttaaccgtaactcggtttgtaacaaactttatatgtaaatggggtgggaaaatgcctagtttaacatggtgactttactttgcatgtttaacaactctaaattATGATTtaggaagaacagtaccaaacctaaaatattgcatatgaggtttttccggacttgttgtttgttgttccggcctcatttaaacttgcctataCAGGTAGTTTTCCATTTGCTCCACCTCTttccatgttaatcaacatttaatattgttgggtacataaacgggagagaactaaataattgttgtggtgtttcgtcaatatgcaactcattgcatattgatctccacttaatttgtagtgttgtttgttgcactttgccatgccatgcttcattaaaccggacatgcatcatacttggttgtgcatcatgccatgtttatgtgatggggtttgcttctttccggtgttgcttcttcgggttagttccgttaatgtcgtgtttgtgaggatccattcgactacgtccatttgtcttattcatggactcgttcttcttccttgcgggatctcaggcaagatgaccataccctcgaaatcacttctatctttgcttgctagttgctcgctctaattgctatgtcgcgatacctaccacttgctatatcatgcctcccattttgccatgtcaagcctctaacccacctttcctagcaaaccgttgtttggctatgttaccactttgctcagcccctcttatagcgttgctagttgcaggtgaagatgaagtttgttcgatgttggaatatggatatgttgggatatcaccatatctcttgtttatattaatgcatctatatacatggtaaagggtggaaggctcggccttatgcctggtgttttgttccactcttgccgtcctagtttccgtcataccggtgttatgttccttgattttgcgttccttacacggttgggtgttatggggaccccttgacatttcgctttgaataaaactcctccagcaaggcccaaccttggttttaccatttgccacctagcctttttcccttgggttctgcagactcaagggtcatcttattttaacccccctaggccagtgctcctgtgagtgttggtccgaactgagctgcctgcggggccacctcggggaaacttgagggttggttttactcatagctagtctcatccggtatTGCCCCGAGAAcaagatacgtgcgactcctatcgggatttgtcagtacatcgggtggctttgctggtcttgttttaccattgtcgaaatgtcttgtaaccgggattccgagactgatcaggtttcccgctagaaggaatatccttcgttgaccgtgagagcttgtgatgggctaagttgggacacccctgcagggttttgaaatttcgaaagccgtgcccgtggttatgggcagatgggaatttgttaatgtccggttgtagagaacttgacacttaatctAATTAAAATTCATCAACCGCGCGTgcagccatgatggtctctttccggtggagtccaggaagtgaacacggtgttggagttatgcttgaacgtaagtagtttcaggatcacttcttgatcacttctagttcgcgaccgtgctttgcttctcttctcgctctcatttgcctaagttggccaccatatatgctagtgcttgctgcagctccacctcactaccttttccctacccataagcttaaatagtcttgatcgcgagggtgtgagattgctgagtccccgtgactcacaaattacttcctaaaccagttgcaggtgccgatgataccgtgcaggtgacgcaaccgagctcaaggaggagctcgatgaagatcgtgttcgttgtgttgtttcgtttccagttgatcagtagtggagcccagtcggggtgatcagggatctagcattaggggttgtctttctttatttggttccggtcggaccttgattgtatctggatgatgtaatgctatattcttgtattgtgtgaagtggtgattgtaagccaactctatacctctttcttattcagtacatgggatgtgtaaagattacccctcttgcgacattcctacaatgcggttatgcctctaagtcgtgctccgacacgtgggagatatagccgcatcgtgggtgttacatgaccactcctcgtctcacccccgaggaggaattggagctcgtgccgccaagattgtttccaagctctccaccaaggatcatctcatgacaaatgtacttagaagcttaagaaagggggtgaGCACTCGCAGACAATTatcaaactattgtgaacatcacgcgcttgtctcttgtgttgaaccccaaaaggtctatgaggcccgaagatccggattggctcaatgccatgcatgaagaactcaaaaACTTTGAGcgcaacaaggtgtggagattggtgccaaggccaatggagaaccacaatgtcattggaaccaagtggatattcaagaacaagcaaggtGCTCATgagattatcattcgcaacaaggctcggttggtagcacaaggctagtcccaagtcgagggtatcgactacggtgaaacctttgcccccgttgctcgtcttgaatccattcacatgttgattgcatatgcttcccatcataactttaagttacaacaaatggatgtgaagagtgcttttcttaatggtcccattaatgaattggtatatgtcaagcaaccccccgggttcgaggatccctactttcccgatcatgtgtatcaactcgataaggcactctatggccttaaacaagccccacgtgcatggtatgaccaccttaccgagttgttacaagaccgtggttttgaagttgggctaatcgactgtaacgccccgtatgtaacttgccatatttgtactccaactcttgccattttcggctctaagttatgatatttccctcgtggttgggtgtTGTCTCCGTTTTgctttttgtccatgtcatgcatctcatatcatgtcatcatgtgcatcgcatttgcatacgtgttcgtcgcatgcatccgagcattttccccgttgtccgttttgcattccggcactcctgtGTCCTCtggcgtccccttttgcctcttttcatgtgcgagtgttaaacattctcgaattggaccgatacttgccaagaggccttggtataccaccggtagaccgcctgtcaagtttcgtgccatttggagttcgtttgatactccaacggttaaccgaggaaccgtaaaggcctcgtgtgtgttgcagcccaacacccctccaaagtggccccaaacccacctaaacccccttcatcctctcggccgttcgatcacgatcgcgtggccgaaaaccgcacctcatttggagtctcctagctccttctatgtataaataggcctCCCCCTTTGAAATTTCGGGCAAAaaccacccctaaccctagcctcttcctcctcccgccgccggacgcgtccggatcaggccggacacgtccgcccgccgccgcccgacctaTCGCGCACCGCCATGTGGCGCACCTGCGCCCACTTCGCAACCCTCCCGcaccggcccgccaggcccgtcGCGGACCCCCGAGGCCCGTCGCCTCCCCCGCGAGCCGcaagctccgccgccgcctcccgcgatCGCCGTCCCGCCGTCCAGCTCACCGGTCACCGCCGCGGGCGCcgctccgccgcgccgcccggctCCGGTCGCCACCGGCcagacctcctcctcctcgcccaCGGCCACGCCGctcgccgccacctcgccgcctccactgcccctcgtcgccggcgagcggATCTGGCAAGATCCAGCCACCGCCCCGTCTTCTCCAGCGAACTTCCCGACCAACCTCGATTCACGTGCATCAGATCTGGCTATAGTAAAACCCTAGGTTGACTTCGGAATTTTCCCTAAGTCCTTTTTCTGGTTATTTTTTGGCATGTTCATcccatcataactttgcatccgtagctccgttttgggcgtgtaatatatcaaattgtttgtctggatgtgctcttcatttcatttcatttcattgcaccatgcttgtttgattccatcttgatgccctaaatgctgttgcaagagtgctatgtaatgttagtgtctgtttcttaacagattatgaacatttgtcatttttgccatgtttaatgtgtgcctcctatgaacttgagccctacatgtgttttgggatatgccatgccatctttacagggatgtatgccatgtatttttgtgatctttgtggtgactatcacaagcatgcaaagtagctctcatgatgttgctgattttaggggcttagaattcttctaag containing:
- the LOC125516715 gene encoding uncharacterized protein LOC125516715, giving the protein MDCKLKEGDLVSPHVIKMIGYMQALDRLGFPLGDELSTDTNLGSLLDSYGTFISSYHMHGMEKKLTELHGMLKVAEQDIKKAPRCLVAAPTIDPEPLPSPATEATTRPTPCSLPCSSSLHFSLPWLPLPLIHPLSSLYRCSPCHGSHRRPPPRPAPPWTSAAVERHGFHFKLLRRPELLETSRIRALPRLQPVRVASPRPPLPPWTRPAPKQHHCLVPSPLQPWTPQARACLAALATSSSPSRLNRPRRCREPQAAAAALNHLLHAGLGFLSSSAKPERRGPPLLLIWCCPYRARRPLPAGLPTVPSAAYSRRRPQATAAAMAL